From a region of the Terriglobia bacterium genome:
- a CDS encoding beta-galactosidase — protein sequence MKGFRTLVLLLVCASAAFPQTKSPKPTASATTSPAPFFPVSVWYSGGKARAPMLEKITPDSPRLWKEDLLKIKGLGFNTVRTWVEWNIGEPREGEYHLDNLDLLLKLANEVGLKVIVQVYVDSAPEWVGKKFPDGRYEAQDGQPIPSQAAPGYCIDHRGVRNAILAFYAEVARHTEKSPAFYAYDLWSEPAALNWARIGYKSEPMFCYCPGSIERFRLWLKKKYGNIDNLNEAWHRTFTDWSEVEPPRYGTILTYTDFMDWRIYYGYKLAEDLKMRNDAVKAVDPNHITTSHAPNPSPLVRTLADPYDPSDDFLMKDSVDYFGTSFYPKLTSPDHNWDLNRQVLAMDLTKAITGGRGFYVGELQSGYGVHGTIIGSEVTPNDLEMWTWGMVARGARAINYYAFYPMNAGYESGGYGMINLDGTLTERSRRAGATAQRIAANADLLLNSHPESAEAAIVFSPLAPLLGGYDAYGSRTAMHQAVAGYHRMFFERNIPVDVVSSRELSKKKLRQYKLVIVPYPLMLTREEADGLRQYVSEGGHLFSEARPGWVDERGHAEPIIPGFGLHEMFGVREKRLVPGKEFQVRWGNASFASMRFLEQFDTLSASAKAVAFAEDGTPIAFENHYNEGSAIIFGSFAGQEDQQKPVAMHPLGQILAEWAGLREPVLKAPPPIELRQMVSPEGRLVFLFNHSNAAATMDLRRTLEKPAKSITEVITTQKVQTSGTSLEIKAVVPAESVRIYRIDY from the coding sequence ATGAAGGGTTTCCGAACCTTGGTCCTGCTGCTCGTCTGCGCGAGCGCCGCGTTCCCGCAAACTAAGAGTCCGAAACCAACAGCTTCGGCAACCACCTCTCCTGCGCCGTTCTTTCCGGTTTCCGTCTGGTACAGCGGCGGAAAGGCTCGCGCGCCGATGCTGGAGAAGATCACGCCCGATTCGCCTCGCCTCTGGAAAGAAGACCTGCTGAAGATCAAGGGACTTGGTTTCAACACGGTTCGAACGTGGGTGGAGTGGAATATCGGGGAGCCACGTGAAGGCGAATACCACCTCGACAATCTCGACTTACTTCTAAAACTCGCGAACGAAGTTGGGCTGAAGGTGATCGTCCAGGTCTACGTCGATTCCGCTCCCGAATGGGTGGGCAAGAAATTTCCCGACGGGCGCTACGAGGCGCAGGACGGGCAACCGATCCCCTCACAGGCCGCACCCGGCTACTGCATCGATCATCGCGGCGTTCGCAATGCGATCCTTGCGTTCTATGCCGAGGTAGCGCGGCACACTGAAAAGAGCCCCGCGTTTTATGCCTACGACCTGTGGAGCGAACCGGCCGCGCTGAACTGGGCGCGGATCGGATACAAGTCGGAGCCGATGTTCTGCTACTGCCCGGGCAGTATCGAGCGCTTCCGCCTGTGGCTGAAAAAGAAATACGGCAACATCGACAACCTGAACGAAGCTTGGCACCGCACCTTCACCGATTGGTCCGAAGTAGAACCGCCCCGCTACGGCACCATTCTCACTTACACCGACTTTATGGATTGGCGCATTTACTACGGCTACAAACTCGCCGAAGATCTCAAGATGCGCAACGACGCAGTGAAGGCGGTGGATCCCAATCACATCACCACCAGCCACGCGCCCAATCCTTCGCCGCTGGTTCGCACCCTGGCCGATCCGTATGACCCCTCGGATGACTTCCTGATGAAGGATTCAGTCGATTACTTCGGGACCAGCTTCTATCCGAAGCTTACCTCGCCAGATCACAACTGGGACTTGAACCGGCAGGTGTTGGCGATGGATCTGACGAAGGCCATCACGGGCGGGCGCGGCTTCTACGTCGGCGAACTCCAGAGCGGATATGGCGTTCACGGAACCATCATTGGATCGGAGGTCACGCCGAATGATCTGGAAATGTGGACATGGGGAATGGTCGCTCGCGGCGCGAGGGCGATCAACTACTACGCCTTCTATCCGATGAACGCCGGGTACGAGTCCGGCGGGTACGGGATGATCAATCTCGACGGCACGCTCACCGAGCGCAGCCGTCGCGCAGGCGCAACGGCACAGAGGATTGCGGCGAACGCCGACCTTCTCCTGAACTCGCATCCTGAATCCGCCGAAGCGGCGATCGTCTTTAGCCCACTGGCGCCGCTGCTGGGCGGCTACGACGCCTATGGCAGTCGCACGGCGATGCACCAGGCCGTCGCCGGTTATCACCGCATGTTCTTCGAGCGGAATATACCCGTTGACGTGGTCAGCTCGCGAGAGCTGTCAAAGAAGAAACTGCGCCAGTACAAGCTCGTAATCGTTCCTTATCCGCTGATGCTGACGCGAGAGGAGGCCGACGGGCTGCGGCAATACGTCTCCGAGGGCGGTCACCTGTTCAGCGAGGCGCGGCCCGGTTGGGTGGATGAACGCGGACACGCCGAGCCGATAATCCCCGGCTTTGGCTTGCACGAGATGTTCGGCGTGCGCGAAAAGCGGCTTGTTCCCGGGAAGGAATTCCAGGTGCGCTGGGGCAATGCATCGTTTGCATCGATGAGATTTTTAGAACAATTCGACACTCTGAGCGCGTCCGCGAAAGCGGTGGCGTTCGCGGAAGACGGAACACCGATCGCGTTCGAGAACCATTACAACGAGGGCAGCGCAATCATCTTCGGCAGCTTTGCCGGGCAGGAAGACCAGCAGAAGCCCGTGGCGATGCATCCGCTCGGTCAGATCCTCGCTGAATGGGCAGGGCTGCGGGAACCGGTGCTGAAAGCTCCCCCACCAATTGAGTTGCGGCAGATGGTGTCGCCGGAAGGGCGACTGGTTTTTCTTTTCAATCACTCCAACGCTGCCGCGACGATGGATCTCCGCCGTACGCTGGAAAAGCCAGCAAAATCCATCACTGAGGTCATTACGACGCAGAAAGTTCAGACTTCCGGCACGAGCCTGGAAATCAAGGCAGTTGTTCCGGCAGAAAGCGTCCGCATTTACAGGATCGATTACTAG